The Corvus hawaiiensis isolate bCorHaw1 chromosome 9, bCorHaw1.pri.cur, whole genome shotgun sequence genomic sequence CTGTGCAATATGACACATATTgaagtgctgctgaaaaggtagGGTTTGTGGAATTTGCAGGTCTAGATAGTGGGTGTGATCTTTTCCAGTAATTCATAATACCAAATTTGAAATACAGGTAAGTTCAGAGGAGGTTTTTAAACTTGAGCATTAAAATGGCAAGTTCCACACAAGATGGCTTCTCTTATTAAGAAGGAGAAGTTGTCTAAATGTTTATGTATTGTTTCCCTCTTGTATGTGATATGGTATTGTGATACCATTTTTAGAAACTTTATTCTGAAAATGTATAATTAGTAGTTTAAACACATGCAGAATAATTAATTAGAGTGTACACTTACCTGCACTTCTGTAACAATTATTACTGAAGGCAACTattgtgaaaatatttatttgaatgtATTCTGACATGATATAGAAAATACTTAAAGGTCAGGCTTTCTAAAGGAAACCAAACTTTTCTATATATTGTGATTATTTCACCTTCCATAAGCAGCAGTGTTACCAAATAGCTTCTAGCACTGCTATGGAAGGCAAGTTTCCTATTCTGACTGCTtaccatttcattttctttggtaATCAATGTCTCAGTACCTATGAGAGATGACACTGCTTTTGAGCACTTAAAAATACTGAgggagaaaaagtaatttttgacTGTGAAGAGATGAGTCTAATGTTCAACTTCTCATCCACAAGTTTATTCTAAAAATCTTTGAGAAGAGTAACGAagattctgtattttaaaaatagagtgAAAATTGTTGAGGGACAAGTTCTTGTTGACCTCTGTTCTActgtttcttctgaaatatcCACTGTCTTTTTAATTAACAActtatatttgatttttttttctagaacagAAGAATCTGTATTATCTAAAGGACTTgtaagttgtttttttaaattaaattttcaatgttagaatgttttatttttcagtttaaggATCGGTAAAACTTGTTTCCCCTTCTAAGAGGGGTACAACTGATAGTTCAGATAAtagtttcagaaatattttgatgcTTAATTAAGTATTCTTCAGTCTTAAAAATACCTGTATTTATTGAACTTCCAGTCCTGCATAAATGtttaaattacagtttttaCTTAAAATTGCAGCTGCTTGGAACTTGCAATATCTGAATGAGTATTTAAGAGTGAAGGGTGTTTTAGCCATGAGATGTTAAGCTGATGTATTAACATCCTGTATATGTGCATACTGTTGGcagccttcttttcttttccccacccTGCAGGATCTGTTTGAGAGCTGTTTATTGAGAATGGAAGATAACAGCCTTCTCCATCCCTATTTAGAATTCAGAGTCTTTATTAATGTACCTCAGGTAATAAGAAACAATGTAGAGAAGTCTTCAAATTTTGATTAGAAATAATGCCTAGCGGTCCTCTAGATGTCTGAGAGTGGGCATATTACTGGACCTTTTTACATCTGTACCATTAAATTGAAACCTTCAGTGTCTTGCTCTACAGAATTGATTGTCTCTTCTACCTCCTGCAGCATGAAGTTTCAGTGACAATTAAAACGCACCCAAGTGTATGTACAGGTCACTGAAGCAGATGGGCACAGATCTTAGTTGAAAGGTGGTGCATGCTTGTTTTTGTCTCCTCCTTGCCAGTCTGCTGCTTGGCTACATCCTTATGTGGAACTCACAGTACAAGAGTAGAGCTCTTGTGGATCAGCCCTGGGATTTTGACCACTGAAGCTGGCATGAATTTCTCTGATGAGAATCTTCACATAATCACCTGGACATTCCCAAGTGTGctgtggattttttgtttggttggtttttttagtcTTGAGTAGATTTTGGTCAGTGTGATGTAATGTAATAATTTGTTTGTAATTATaaactgtatttcctttttctgactGCAGGATTTGGTAAAAATTATGACCCTTTGCCCCATGGAGAATATGGTATGTTAAGTGGCCTACAGAATCAGTAAATGctgaataaatttttttagaaTTCATCTGATAagcatctctgctttttttagagaaagaagagtttaaatattttgcagttgtTCATAGACAAGTTTGACACAGAGGGAAAATACACATTATTCAGGTATGCATCCCAGTTACTGTAGGTTGTGTAATAACAGCCCTAGTGCAGCTTAATTGCATAGATACAATGATTTCTGACAGAATTTCCATCTGATAAGCCATATTAATTTTACTATGTTAATTTTTTGATAAATAATGAATTTCAATTGCCTCATATAAAATTAGCTGTCTTATGTAAGCCAGTGTTTAAAGGTTACATAGTCactctgtttttctgtggtAAAACTCCCACTTAGTGAATGTCATCTAAGTTTTGAGCTAACTCTACGGGCAGCTTTGAAGAGATaatgtctttgttttgtttgtttgaaggTGTTTACTGAAGACAAGCAACCATGCTGGTGTGGAAGGatacattattaaaaatataaaagatcAGATTCACATAGCGTTAACGGTGAGGCTGTTACCAGTAAAAACCAAGTTGCCTTCTCAAAATTCTATCAGTATGATGTTGAGAAAATGCCTACAGCTTAAACTTTGAgtgatgcattaaaaaaatccactttgaAAAGAAACCTAAGATTGGAAAATTTTATTAAGAACATTACTTTGGCTTTTTCTGTCTATGCATATTTGGGTTATAATTTTAcagttgtatttttaattgcacAATCTTACTGTATTTTTCTATATAAGTTATTACCTTTTCTGTgcttgaaaatacatttctttcttaaaGTGGAACTGCTCAGTATATTGTTTTATCCCCACAgttcctcattttttaaaatgtaattcaaACATTACAGTCCAGAtagaattattaattttttctttgcttttttgatGACAGTCAGCATTTTATTATGAGTGCTACGCAAATGATAAATCCATCAGGAAGGGCTGAGCTAGATCAAAGCCATTTTAAGCTCATATTTTATAGTAATTTATACCAGAAAGTtgggaaaattaattaaaactaaatGATTAACTTTTTACCATGCAGTTTCAGAATTCTCTTACTacatttcttccatttctttcctggctgtcaaaaagacaaataatttaaaaatggttAAAAGGCTGATTTGTGTACTTCACTCACAGGGAGGTGATAATTAGAAAGCATTTCTTCCagtgcttgattttttttttttttacttttctgttttatgcAAGTTCTTGTTACATTATTTAAGATCTAAATTTTGCACTCAGCTaaactttttgtatttttttttagaaggaaTATGACAACGTTTGGTTTACAGGACATCACCTGATCTCCCTTCTAGATTTAGTACTTTCACTTCCAGAAGGTGCTGAGACTGATCTTCTGCAAAACTCAGACAGGTGAATTGCAATCACAGTTGGaagcttttctcctttctttatcatttaaaaagcctttaaacTATCTTACTACAATGATGTATACTGTCATGTAATTAATGAGGTGACAACATCAGTGTATTTTAAGTTTTTAGAACTAGGAATGGGAATAGTCACTTATTTCAACCAGCTCTGCATAGAAGAATGTCACAATGCcattacattaatttttaacagTAAAAAAGGATGTCCTCCTCCATTCCCCAAGGATGTTAAGACTTCAGTCGTGAAATGACATAATTACTgggtaaagaatttcttcaggaATGTATGGTTTGTCAGCTCTCTGCAGAAGCAGTTGGAGGAGTAAAAGCAATGTGGTACGTTGTCTAATGTGATACAGGGGAATAACAATTACCAGATGCAGCTTACAGTGCAAGGCATTTTTGAGGCTGTTTCGCAGATTGCTGCTGGTAATCCAGTATCTCATGAGTAGGATTACAGATCCACCTGAACAGTAaataattgcattaaaaaataaaaaaataaatgtctctGAGAATCCCCTGTATATAGGACAAGCCTTCctatataataaataatatgaTGATGCTTGGACTTCTAAATCAGTGCGGAGATAATGTCCAGATGGACACATACCTGCTTAAAAAAGCCCAGAAGTATGATGTGTAACTGTACTTTTTATCTggaaaaaacaataaataatttctgctcGGAAGTATGGtaagacaaaagcaaaaaccttattttaaaaagctcacTCAAAAATTCAGTACAGTAATAAAGAAAATTGTCGCACTAGTTTCAAATCGACTTTGAATCATCAATGATGCATATTATAGATAGGTTCTGTCTCTTGAGAGAACGCTCTTCCTCACAATCACCAGCCTTCTCCAATCTGATGACAGTTTCAGTTTTACTTGCAAAGTGTGAACTGTTGTGTGGATGTCACTACACAGTGGTGCTCTAGATGGAGCTGTACTGCTCAGGAGATGTGTGGTTGCTTTTTGTACAAACAGATACTCTTAGGATGTCTGGCTAATGGACAATTAAAATTACTATCCTGGTAATAGGTATCTGTGCTCTGGATTATAaattgtatgtttttaattcacAGGATTATGGCATCACTAAATCTGCTGAGATACTTAGTCATTAAGGATTGTGAAAGTGATAATCAAGTAAGTACTATTTGATGTGAAAATGATTGATTAGCTGAGAGGTGGATTCACATGAACACTGTTATCCTTGATTCAAAAAGCATaggttttgcatttttctttgcaatggTTAGTTCCCCAGAAGTGATGCTTTTATTAAGACATTAGGAAATATGTGATGTTCCTTTATTCTGATaaaattttttgcatatatactgttACTATAAACAAATGAATCCTTTTACTCTGCCTGTTGAACTGTGATCTATTTCCATAACATTAGAGTATGTCACCACAAAATCACATACCCAAAAGTATTCCCATATGAAAAACTTGTTATTTTTGCTTATTAATTCACTGGTATCCCTCAAACCTCCAACTGGGTAtgtttgtaataaaaataatacaaaatactgGTGTCTGgtttctgaaatacagaaaaaaattctgatctCCTTTTAGACTAATTCGAGATACAAGAATACATTTTGTAAGTGTCTAATAATCTTACTAGTCTAAGTAGAATAACAGTGAAATAACTTGCACTGATTGTGGAAAccataatgaaaatgaaaagcaaaattagtTTTCAGTGGGTGCATTtctaatttaatatttatgtaaTTAGTTAATATTGGTAGACTGTATCTGTTTGTCATATTTAAGGGGTGATTACTATTTAAGTACTCATTATGGTCCACTCAATTGCATGCAAATACATAGCTTTGTAAGGAAAGTAAGAACTCCTCTTTTATTCTTAATAAAAAACTACATGTAGTAGCACTCAGCTGCTCTAACAGTGCTATCTAGTACCTGGCAAAAAGAATGTCCATAcagtttgaggaaaaaatagcaTCACATCTTCAGAAGATTTTCCCTTAAATTTAGGCTCTGTCAGTTCTTCTTGACTTCCTCCCTGTCTCTCTTCATATAGTGCAAGtgaggcagaaagaaaatgccTCCTTTCATGTCAGTTCAGATATTTTGATTGCTGCATAACAAGCATTTTCATTaatcaagtttaaaaataagtatttttctaGAAAGTTCCTTTTTTAAGCCACATCCTGGTGGAAGTAATTACTGTTCTTATTTGAACAGTTAACTGTGTCATCTGGTGGACTTTCCACTGTTGTTAGTGGACTCACTGTATTTAACACTGAAAATTCTTATTGTTATCGTCCTTATTCTGCCCTTTGAGGATACTGGCTGAAGAAAAGAGTTGTATAAATGGCTCTTATATCGAAGGACACAAAGGCTGCCTTGTATTTGTTTCCTTCTACAGCAGTTTTGTAGCAAACCCAAgcttattttcctctctgtaacCCTGAACTGTCTTGGTTTTGAGCATCTTTTCCTTGCACCTCTTGCTTCCTAAGTGCCATTATTGTAAACTCCTTCTTTCCACCCATGCCAAACTGGGGAGAATTCGTTGTCactgtggctgctgtgctgaAGGATGGGATAGTAGCATATCCCGTAACATTCCTacaatgcttttaaaatgcactgTAGACATTTGGGAAGCATGAGATTTATCAGAACTGTCATTTGGCATTGCAGTACAGTGTTAATTCAGGAATGTTAACGtaagtttttgttgttttactgCTGAATTATCTGAAAAGAGTCTCCAACTGCCATTGACTTGGTGTAGAGATTCTAGCCTGAGAACAGGCCTAGAACCTCCCCTCCAACACATCAAGATCCTTTTAGCTTGGCTTACAAGAACAAGCTGAAAATGTGCATTTCCATTGCTGTAGTTATCAGCCTACCTAagtcctccttccctctgctcccctttttttttttgactgcttCATCCTCCAATCAACAAATAATGtacaggagaggaagaggagcttAAATATCCATCACAATGCTGTTCTTGCTTAAATGCACGagtccaaattatttttttctcttctcctcccaccaCAAAAGTGTATGTTTTAAAGACTAGTCAAAAAACTTGTGCTCAAAAGCTTAGTATTGCAATGCTTCATTAAAACTGTTTTGTAACCACCTCTGTTCTGTTTGACTAGACTGGTGTATGGACCACACTTGGCAAGATAAAGCAGAATTTCTTAAAGCCACTGCGTGTAGGACTCAATATGTCAAAAGCACATtatgaagcagaaataaaaaatcagaaagaaaacagaaaaggtcagtttttgttgggtttttttgttcttatcTTTGTTCATACCTAGAAACTTCGGTAATCATTTGGAAATGAGGAACTGGTGAATGCTGTATAGATCAGGTTTTATTTAACTGTTGACACTATTCCAAACTTCGAATAATAATTCAGTAGTTGCTATATTAAAAATTTTCATAATTGATCAGAAAAATCTGAACTTGTTTATCTGTCATCATATTTGTAAATCTTATGGAAACCTAATAGAACTGTCACATGAAGACCTTCAGAGCTTGTTCTGCATTTAtacttttgattttaattttacaaaggAGTGACTAAGTCTCTCTGAATGCATAACCCTTAGGTTTCATACCAGGTGTGGGGGGGttaacaagagaaaaaataagtCACAGTGCTCTCTGAAGCCTGAAGCATtacattcatttttaatttttttttttttttaatctgacacACAGAATCAGATTCTGCTCTGGGTTAAGCAGACACATTGCACAGGGCATAAGAGCTGTATCTGCTTTAGGCAATCTCTCTGTATGTCAGATCCTCTGTTCCTTGTGGTCTCCAGTATAATTAAGACAGCCCAAGGAATTTGTGTCTGCTACTAAAAATGTCAATACAGCTTTTTGCCTCTAGTCTTATCCTCTTCTGTTGAAAACTATGTAAGTATGAGGCAaagaaggggattttttttctcaagacaACCTGTGGATATCTTTCTAAAGGAAATCCTTCAAAATTAATCAGGAAGCTTTTTCTTAAATCCCTCTTACATTTCTATAGCCTTCGACAATGTACAAAGAGAGTTTGGGAGAGAACATCCAACTTGTAACAATAAATGATTTAGCTTTCTTCCCTAGTGTATAATCTTTGTAAACATTACATTGAATTTCAAATATGTGGTCTGAGTGTAAGaggttttccccttctttttcagACCTGTCCTTGTAGTTTAGCCTGCTGCAAGTAatctctctgaaacagagaAGCCTGCAGCcttttcttaataaaataagtatttcatGTCTGGATCCATTAAGTCAAGCTAAAGAACCTCCTACTGTTTCCCTGGATGTGGAAATACTAAAAATGTATGAAAACCAGACCagataacattttatttttcctttcaaagagcATATGAGCTCTATAAAGTTGGTTTCAGTTGCAAATCTTGCCTGTTCAGTAATGTAAGCATTTGTGTTACAGAGTGTAAAGATAGCATCCAACTGTTTTCCTCTTAAGGTTCAGCACCCTCAGTCATGTATTTCATCCATCCCTAGATTTCTGTTCTTAACAATTACTGTCATGAAAtgctgatattttaaatattcttttaattcTAAGAGTTGTGTTGGTTGTTTTCTTCTACAGAGGCACACAGTTCTAACTCAGTTTGCTCTGTAACTGTTAGTGGGGAAAAGATGCCTGCCATGACTACAGGAATGCAGCTTCAAGTGAGTTTGCCCTTCCCTTCAGAGTCACTCAGAAGTACTGACATTTTTTGTGGAGACAAAAGTAAATGTAAAATaggtaaaaaaaattctactaaCAATAACATTCATCTTTCTTGTCATTTCAGGTTTTACACTCAGCTCTCTTCACATTTGACTTAATAGAAAGTGTTCTAGCTCGAGTAGAAGAACTCattgaagggaaaacaaaagctgtaaTGGAGGAAAATAGTTAAGTCAGCTGAAGTGTTTGAATTAACATACTCCTTACAAGATCATTTGGACTATGAGACTTCAGTTGCAAGGGAGGCTACCACCCTTTATAGACGAGCAATTTAGAGTGGCCTCCAGAATTGCAAATGCTGTTCTTCATAAGTCTTGTTGCTgttcttgtttattttcttttgctcttgtTGCATGTGATTTGCAGATACAGTCTATTTACTTCTCTTCAGAATGTGATGCTTTTTCTTAAGTTTAGGAACTAAAAACAGGGCAGGGGTGTGTTCTTCTCTGTGGCAAGGAGGTATGGCtaggcatttatttttttttattttcagaatttgttAGGTAATAGTTGCTGACTGGTGTTGTGAATTACAAAGATTTTTATCAAGTGACTGAAGAACCATTAATTAAAAAGCCGTGTTTAAGCAGAAGGTATTTTTATTAGCACATTTTAATGTTGACAAACAAGCTTCTATATTTGCAAACAGGACTGTAAGGTACAGATAGATAACAATATATTCTATACTATCTATAAATAGTAAAAAACACTGTGGCAAAGGAAACCaggtttaaagaaaaacacatcaaCTTTGAGCcaaataagattttaaaactGAGTAACATAACAGATAACCcttgtgtttaaaaaacagCGTAAAGTTTCATACATACAGCTGCTTATTTTAGGGATACCTGTGTTGTGGAATTGTTCTGATTATCCTTATCTTGAATCATACAGTTTTCCTTAAGATATAGTAAATATTTTGGGGAATTATTTATAAACAGATGAGCCTCTAAGTTCAGAACCAAGTTAAAAGTAAGGATGGCTTTTCTATAGTGCAGCTAAACCACTTCTTCTCCCCCCGCCCAGTACATTTGGTATCAAGTATGCTATTTTTCACTGTATAGTTATTTAATATGAATTTTCATTCCAAATGCATATGTTGTATGTAGTCTTTTGAAATGTAACTAtatttttaagaacattttatattttgtttaaaatgtagcaactttatttatgaataaaaaacccaaatactAAGTTAATTACAGTGGAATTGGTACTCCTGAAGCATCTTCCAAACTGGacttttttctattatttgGGCTTTTGTCATTTCCATTTTGCAACGAGTATCATCTGCTTGTGGCTTGGAAGTTAtcttggagaaaagaaaaatattatgagTAGGACACAGTGAATTTTAGGTAATAGAAtattcaacattttctttttccagtagTAGGAATGCAGAATTATTCATCAGTGAAATTTGAATCGTGTTCTGAAGTAGGTGTTCAGGAATGATGTACACAGAGGTGATAGTATTTCAACAGGAGTTAGCAGTAAATGAAGACATCCTAATTTAACAATGGTAAATAACAGCCAAACAAGCCCTTAAGTATCTGTTTTCTTAGATGCTATTAAGAGCTATTAAGTTACCTCTAACAGTAGTTTAAAGACTCAGCTAATGCATCAGAGTACCAGTCCTACCTCAGTGTATTAATGGATTGTGGTCAGTATAACCCAAAAAGTTCCATTAAggaaaaccaaatattttacagttctTGGCTTTTCCTGAGTAATACACTCATATTTTTAAGTATATGCAACTGGACTTACCTTAGCCATAGTTAGCATTAATTTAACAGTTTCAGCAGGATTGTGAACTGGTATTACACGTAAGTTACTGCCCAGGAATCTGCGCATCAAAATAAGTAAGATTACTTTTAGAATATGTATTTAATTTGTTATGCCATAAAACTCAAACAGCATTCCCACATGATGTAAACAGCTTTTTAGTGTGCAGTTTTACTTAGGGAGAAGAGTGCTTTTATCTTGAAAGGGCAAGTGGAGCATTCATGCTGTTTGTAAAGCCATCTGTCCCATTTCTGTAGCACTTAGGTGGGATTTGGAAGGGCTCATTTCTTTATCTAGGTCTCTTCAACAATCAATCAGCATTTCTTAAGCATGCGTACGTTCAGAGAGAGCTAAACCCTCTTCTGTGATATTGCTGAAAACTCTTCTCAGTGGcagtaaaaaatattcaggTTGTTTTTATGGCTTTGGAAGAACACAGCAAAGTATCTAAAAACACTGTGCtaaaagtatttcagaatttGAACTAAATCTTTGTACTGTACTATAAATAAAACAACCTGTATTCCAGGCATGATTAAGATAATGGGATAATTCCACTACTTTCATGTAAAGGCTTGTTCACTCAAATACTTCAAcctaaaattaattctttctaTAAATACTGTTACTCATATGCATTCATTCTTGAGAATGGAATCTGAAGATTCAAAATAGTAACATGAGTTGTCATTCAGTGCGGTTATGGAAGAGAGAGATCAAAGCTTAGGCAAGCACAGagcctctccctcagccttgcACCTTAAGTGTGTTGGAACAATGACAGCGttgcctttgctgctgttttctgttgtAGAGCTAAAACAGGAGAGGGACTTCACAACAAAGAATGAGGAATTTTAAATAactaaaatgaatttaaataatGCAGATGAAGTGCCCAGCTGCTCACTTGCATAGTCCCCTGTGACCTCCCCTTGTGCCTACCACCTGTTCTTCCCTGCAATCTGTCTGATAACTTGGACTCATTCACATTAAGACCTCATGCTGGTAAGGTATCTCAGCTGAACTTGTCTCCCCTTGCCTCTaattagcaaaaataaatgttacagGTACTGTCCTTCTCTAAGCATAGGCACTCGGGTCCCTGGTGGGTTTTGCTAAAAGGTGATGTAGGAACAAGGGTTGGGT encodes the following:
- the GLMN gene encoding glomulin isoform X2; its protein translation is MPEEHSQTIMAIDELQAIIQRCQILEEADFKGEDFNLFQVAGQKCLEDGYAAQLLEVIQNEKNKLCNPKELFLGLLEQIEQTSGEQVCQTVMLLLQPLQTVLLKLQNKKAYSVGLSLAMIMNQLTPLPVPYTKQQIQEDKLGLCQCCNAVVDFAKPFVNEVVKNMEKSSEYNDMELKEELIKFCMKSLKYPLLTAQLEQLEGIEEHPFRHFATEIINILWNIRELIPLVFVPNKGKSPPWENPEFADIERKNSTDSLACLSYLVFVQHFGVECFPMVFSPSYLLLCNMTHIEVLLKRTEESVLSKGLDLFESCLLRMEDNSLLHPYLEFRVFINVPQDLVKIMTLCPMENMRKKSLNILQLFIDKFDTEGKYTLFRCLLKTSNHAGVEGYIIKNIKDQIHIALTKEYDNVWFTGHHLISLLDLVLSLPEGAETDLLQNSDRIMASLNLLRYLVIKDCESDNQTGVWTTLGKIKQNFLKPLRVGLNMSKAHYEAEIKNQKENRKEAHSSNSVCSVTVSGEKMPAMTTGMQLQVLHSALFTFDLIESVLARVEELIEGKTKAVMEENS